The following proteins come from a genomic window of Clostridium cylindrosporum DSM 605:
- a CDS encoding elongator complex protein 3, translating to MNKYYIIPIFVPHKGCPHDCIFCNQKKITGSEKDITSNDVESIIELHLSTISNENAYIEVSFFGGSFTGIPIDMQKELLEVAYTYLKKGLIHNIRLSTRPDYINKDILNHLQNYNVGVIELGVQSLDEDVLKIAERGHSIEDVYYASKVIKEYGFTLGLQMMVGLPGDTLEKDILTAQKIVSLSPDFVRIYPALTIKNTQMEHMYFENKYVPLSIEEATNVCKILYMIFRKADIPIIRLGLQTTEQINTGKDIVAGPFHPAFRELVESSILNDMISYAIKNYYSDCESLDIYISPRNISKLYADKKRIFNNNISKDSIKKIKIRQKDIGDDLVLIFDNGTKQRKMSINNYIKCISERRNYSYFKEI from the coding sequence ATGAATAAATATTATATAATACCTATTTTTGTTCCTCATAAAGGTTGCCCCCATGATTGTATATTTTGTAACCAAAAAAAAATAACTGGGAGTGAAAAAGATATAACATCAAATGATGTAGAATCAATAATAGAACTTCATTTATCCACTATAAGCAATGAAAATGCTTACATAGAGGTATCATTTTTTGGTGGTAGTTTTACAGGTATACCAATAGATATGCAAAAAGAGTTGTTAGAAGTTGCATATACGTATCTAAAAAAAGGACTAATACATAATATAAGGTTATCCACTCGTCCAGACTACATTAATAAAGACATACTTAATCATCTACAAAATTATAATGTTGGGGTTATAGAACTTGGGGTTCAATCTCTTGATGAAGATGTACTTAAGATAGCTGAAAGAGGACATAGCATAGAAGATGTATATTATGCATCTAAAGTTATTAAAGAATATGGATTTACTTTAGGACTTCAAATGATGGTAGGACTTCCAGGCGATACTCTTGAAAAAGATATATTAACTGCTCAAAAGATAGTATCTCTCAGTCCTGATTTCGTAAGAATATATCCTGCATTAACAATAAAAAATACTCAAATGGAACATATGTATTTTGAAAATAAATATGTTCCATTAAGTATAGAAGAGGCAACTAATGTATGTAAGATTCTTTATATGATTTTTAGAAAAGCGGATATTCCAATAATTAGGTTAGGTCTTCAAACAACGGAGCAAATAAATACTGGAAAAGATATTGTCGCGGGACCATTTCATCCAGCCTTTAGGGAGCTGGTAGAGTCTTCGATTCTAAATGATATGATTTCCTACGCTATAAAAAACTATTATAGCGACTGTGAAAGTTTGGATATTTATATATCACCAAGAAATATATCAAAACTTTATGCTGATAAAAAAAGAATTTTTAATAACAATATATCTAAAGATTCTATTAAAAAGATTAAAATTCGACAAAAAGACATAGGCGATGACCTTGTTTTAATTTTTGATAACGGTACAAAACAAAGAAAAATGTCAATAAATAATTACATAAAATGCATTTCCGAAAGAAGGAATTACAGTTATTTTAAAGAAATATAA
- a CDS encoding stage V sporulation protein S — translation MEILKVSAQSQPKAVAGALAAVLREKITAEVQAVGAGAVNQAVKAIAITRGFVAPNGIDLVVIPAFSEISIEGEERTAIKFIVESR, via the coding sequence ATGGAAATATTAAAGGTATCAGCTCAATCACAACCAAAGGCAGTAGCAGGGGCTCTAGCAGCAGTTCTTAGAGAGAAAATAACAGCGGAGGTTCAAGCAGTTGGTGCAGGCGCAGTTAACCAAGCTGTTAAAGCTATAGCAATTACAAGGGGATTTGTTGCACCAAACGGAATTGATCTTGTTGTAATACCAGCATTTTCAGAAATTAGTATCGAGGGAGAAGAAAGAACAGCTATTAAGTTTATAGTTGAATCAAGATAG
- the smc gene encoding chromosome segregation protein SMC, with translation MYLKKIEVKGFKSFADKIELDFETGITAVVGPNGSGKSNISDAIRWVLGEQSAKSLRGSKMEDVIFAGTEKRGALGYAEVSLVIDNSDSLIDFDYSEITVKRRLYRTGESEYSINGTQCRLKDILEVFMDTGIGKDGYSLIGQGKIDEILSTRSDDRRHLFEEAAGIVKYKWRKNEAERKLENTKQNLLRIDDIIEELEVQIEPLKMQSENARKYLSYRDELKEIDINLAAHNYSELNERLTKSQNEEITLKKTKLEYENKRALIQGESEALKENLKDIEEKFTKANKDMIEMEKSFENKQGHLKLLNERHDNIIKEKGRIKEEIDEEKKVIHKIDEELSLIFNKKTEEEKKLLEVKKELADEEIRFKGIYEKCLESESLIESKKADAIQVLKDLSSISNKENTSKLNIKNLENRKAQILGEKKIKEDRKLGLMNLINSSESELQRINLLTKDIKTKIEVIKSKIQEYENEITLLTKDRNRIFDLLKQREAKALTLSAMEKDMEGFSRAVKSVIKRYSSREEVFGTINEIIEVPRGYEIAIETALSSSLQNIVVKDENIASDAIEYLKKNNLGRATFYPLTTIKGRYGNISNSVKEINGFRGIASDILRFEDKFKNVITNLLGRVIICDNLINAREIAKKTDYTFRIVTLDGDVINSGGSYTGGSSNFKNSGLISRKNTIKVLEEEIESYKTKLKDCESSIESKKNQLISKSQEEEKETNEYQKMLTKVNSESANISSIKNSLKMIEEDVSDLLIELEQIECEISNNNEFSKDTSNEKNELLIKQDHIEKEIKNITLKFKDESKLKEDMQEQITKIKIRLTGISKSVESIDDRINILKKDKASHERRINIFSSKIIDMDNTAFETQEETKIIIVEIQRISKDVIDLKNKIHEMDNYKKEGYEKREYLEKEYSKVEESIKDIFESIHKYDIQNSKMEMEIDSLKKRLWEEYEMTIPEALKIKRDINSVQEESKKVQGIKNLIKALGNININAIEEYIKVTERYEFLTGQKDDLLEAEASLMKVIEEMTVKMRQQFCEKFKIMKENFNETFKELFGGGYADLKMEEDDPLTSGIDIIVQPPGKKLQNLTLLSGGEKGLSAIALVFAILKMKPTPFCILDEIEAALDDANVNRYAKFLREYSKNTQFIIITHRKGSMAVADSLYGVTMEEKGISKIISLKLEGGI, from the coding sequence ATGTACCTAAAAAAGATAGAAGTTAAAGGATTCAAATCATTTGCAGATAAAATAGAGTTAGATTTTGAAACAGGCATTACAGCTGTTGTAGGACCAAATGGTAGCGGTAAAAGCAATATTTCAGATGCTATAAGGTGGGTACTTGGAGAACAAAGTGCAAAAAGCCTTCGTGGTTCAAAAATGGAGGATGTTATATTTGCAGGAACAGAAAAAAGAGGAGCCTTAGGATATGCAGAGGTTTCTCTAGTTATAGATAATTCAGATTCCCTTATAGATTTTGATTATAGTGAAATAACTGTTAAAAGAAGACTATATAGAACTGGAGAAAGTGAGTATTCAATAAATGGTACTCAATGTAGGTTAAAGGATATACTAGAAGTATTTATGGATACAGGTATTGGTAAAGATGGCTATTCTCTTATAGGACAGGGAAAGATAGATGAAATATTAAGTACACGTTCCGATGATAGAAGACATTTGTTTGAGGAAGCCGCTGGAATTGTCAAATATAAGTGGAGAAAAAATGAGGCTGAAAGAAAGCTTGAGAATACTAAACAAAATCTTTTGAGAATTGACGATATTATAGAGGAGCTTGAAGTTCAAATAGAGCCTTTGAAGATGCAGTCTGAAAATGCTAGAAAATATTTATCCTATAGAGATGAACTCAAGGAAATAGATATCAATCTTGCAGCTCATAACTACTCTGAACTAAATGAAAGACTAACAAAATCTCAAAATGAAGAAATAACACTTAAGAAAACCAAGTTAGAATATGAGAATAAAAGAGCTTTGATTCAAGGTGAAAGTGAAGCTTTAAAGGAAAATTTAAAGGATATAGAAGAAAAATTTACAAAAGCTAATAAAGATATGATAGAAATGGAAAAGTCCTTTGAAAATAAGCAAGGACACCTAAAGCTATTAAATGAAAGACATGACAATATAATAAAAGAAAAAGGTCGTATCAAGGAAGAAATAGACGAGGAAAAGAAAGTTATACATAAAATAGATGAGGAACTTTCCCTCATATTTAATAAGAAAACAGAAGAGGAAAAAAAGCTTTTAGAAGTTAAAAAAGAACTTGCAGATGAAGAAATTAGATTTAAAGGTATTTATGAAAAATGTCTAGAAAGTGAAAGCTTAATCGAGTCAAAGAAAGCTGATGCGATACAGGTATTAAAGGATTTAAGTAGCATATCAAATAAAGAAAATACAAGCAAACTAAATATTAAAAATCTTGAAAATAGAAAAGCTCAAATTTTAGGTGAAAAGAAAATCAAGGAAGATAGAAAGCTTGGGCTAATGAATTTAATTAATAGTTCAGAGAGTGAACTTCAAAGAATAAATTTATTAACTAAGGATATAAAAACAAAAATAGAAGTCATAAAGTCGAAAATACAAGAGTATGAAAATGAAATAACATTACTGACTAAGGATAGGAATAGGATTTTTGATTTATTAAAGCAAAGAGAGGCTAAGGCATTAACTTTATCTGCTATGGAAAAAGATATGGAGGGCTTTAGCCGTGCAGTAAAGTCAGTTATAAAAAGATACTCATCTAGAGAAGAAGTCTTTGGGACTATAAATGAAATTATAGAGGTGCCAAGAGGATATGAGATAGCAATAGAAACAGCCCTTTCTTCTTCGCTACAAAATATCGTAGTTAAAGATGAAAATATAGCAAGTGATGCAATAGAATATCTTAAGAAAAATAATTTAGGTAGGGCAACCTTTTATCCTCTTACTACTATAAAGGGCAGATATGGGAATATTAGTAATAGTGTTAAGGAGATAAATGGCTTTAGAGGTATTGCAAGTGATATCTTAAGATTTGAGGATAAGTTTAAAAATGTAATAACAAATCTTTTAGGAAGAGTAATTATATGTGACAATCTAATTAATGCTAGAGAAATTGCTAAAAAAACAGATTACACATTTAGAATAGTAACCTTAGATGGAGATGTTATTAATTCAGGTGGTTCATATACAGGGGGAAGTAGTAACTTTAAAAATAGTGGACTAATATCTAGAAAAAATACTATAAAGGTGTTAGAAGAAGAAATAGAAAGTTATAAAACAAAGCTAAAGGATTGTGAATCATCTATTGAATCCAAGAAAAATCAGTTAATATCTAAAAGTCAAGAGGAAGAAAAAGAAACTAACGAGTATCAAAAAATGCTTACTAAGGTTAATAGTGAAAGTGCAAATATAAGCTCTATAAAAAATAGCCTCAAAATGATAGAGGAGGATGTTTCAGATTTACTTATAGAACTTGAACAAATAGAATGTGAAATAAGTAATAATAATGAATTTAGTAAAGATACTTCAAATGAAAAAAATGAACTATTAATAAAGCAAGACCATATCGAAAAAGAGATAAAAAATATAACTTTGAAGTTTAAGGATGAAAGTAAGTTAAAGGAAGATATGCAAGAACAAATTACGAAAATTAAAATAAGACTTACTGGAATTAGTAAATCAGTAGAGAGTATAGACGATAGAATAAACATACTAAAAAAAGATAAGGCTTCACATGAGAGAAGGATAAATATATTTTCAAGTAAAATTATAGATATGGATAATACAGCTTTTGAAACTCAGGAAGAAACAAAAATTATAATAGTTGAGATACAAAGGATTTCTAAGGATGTTATAGACTTGAAAAATAAAATTCATGAAATGGATAATTATAAAAAAGAAGGTTATGAAAAACGTGAATATCTTGAAAAAGAATATTCGAAAGTAGAAGAATCTATAAAAGACATTTTTGAAAGTATTCATAAGTATGATATACAAAATTCTAAAATGGAAATGGAGATTGATTCCCTAAAGAAGAGACTATGGGAAGAGTATGAAATGACAATTCCTGAAGCATTAAAAATTAAAAGGGATATAAATTCTGTACAAGAGGAAAGTAAAAAAGTTCAGGGTATTAAGAATCTTATAAAGGCTCTTGGAAATATTAATATTAATGCCATAGAAGAATATATAAAGGTAACCGAAAGATATGAATTTTTAACTGGACAAAAGGATGATTTATTAGAAGCTGAAGCCTCTTTGATGAAAGTTATAGAAGAAATGACAGTTAAGATGAGGCAGCAGTTTTGTGAAAAGTTCAAAATAATGAAAGAGAATTTCAATGAAACATTTAAGGAGTTATTCGGAGGTGGATATGCTGATCTTAAAATGGAAGAGGATGATCCTTTAACTTCAGGTATAGATATAATAGTTCAACCTCCAGGGAAAAAGCTTCAAAATCTAACTCTTTTATCAGGTGGAGAAAAGGGACTTTCAGCTATAGCTTTGGTATTTGCAATACTTAAAATGAAACCTACTCCATTTTGTATTCTCGATGAAATTGAAGCAGCACTAGATGATGCTAACGTAAATAGGTATGCGAAGTTTTTAAGGGAATATTCTAAGAATACACAGTTCATTATAATAACACATAGAAAAGGGTCAATGGCGGTAGCAGATTCTTTATATGGTGTTACTATGGAAGAAAAAGGAATCTCTAAAATTATATCACTAAAGCTTGAAGGAGGAATTTAA
- the ftsY gene encoding signal recognition particle-docking protein FtsY: MGWFDKLKEGLLKTSKGITEKVEEIISFNTKIDDDLYEELEEVLIMADMGFETTEKVMEMLKEKVKKSKATESSEVTSLLKEIISDILGEETKSVIPEKTPAIYLVVGVNGVGKTTSIGKMANYLKEKGLKVGLAAGDTFRAAAIDQLQVWGQRCNVDVIKHQEGSDPAAVIFDAVKSAKAKNLDVLICDTAGRLHNKKNLMEELRKINKIIEREYPEALKETFLVLDSTTGQNALIQAKQFMEVSDVSGLILTKLDGTAKGGVVVAIASELNVPVKMIGVGEGIDDLQEFNPKAFSEALFQ, from the coding sequence ATGGGTTGGTTTGATAAATTAAAAGAGGGACTTTTAAAAACAAGTAAAGGAATTACAGAAAAAGTTGAAGAAATTATATCATTTAATACAAAAATAGATGATGATCTTTATGAAGAATTAGAAGAAGTACTAATAATGGCTGATATGGGATTCGAAACTACTGAGAAAGTAATGGAGATGCTAAAGGAAAAGGTTAAGAAATCTAAGGCTACAGAATCCTCAGAAGTAACTTCCCTACTAAAGGAAATAATATCCGATATATTAGGGGAAGAAACTAAAAGTGTTATTCCAGAAAAAACACCGGCGATATACTTAGTAGTTGGAGTAAATGGAGTTGGGAAAACAACATCAATAGGGAAAATGGCTAACTACTTAAAGGAAAAAGGACTAAAGGTAGGTCTTGCTGCTGGAGATACATTTAGAGCAGCTGCAATAGACCAGCTACAAGTGTGGGGACAAAGATGTAATGTAGATGTTATAAAGCATCAGGAAGGCTCAGATCCAGCTGCTGTTATATTTGATGCAGTAAAATCAGCTAAAGCAAAAAACTTAGATGTTCTTATATGTGATACAGCAGGAAGATTACATAACAAAAAGAACCTTATGGAGGAACTTAGAAAAATAAATAAAATAATAGAAAGAGAATATCCAGAAGCTTTAAAGGAGACTTTTCTTGTACTTGATTCTACAACAGGCCAAAATGCTCTAATTCAAGCAAAGCAGTTCATGGAGGTTTCTGATGTGTCAGGCCTTATATTAACAAAGCTTGATGGAACAGCAAAGGGTGGAGTTGTAGTAGCTATAGCTAGTGAACTTAATGTACCTGTTAAAATGATAGGCGTAGGAGAGGGAATAGATGACCTGCAGGAGTTTAATCCAAAGGCATTTTCCGAGGCACTATTTCAATAA
- the ylxM gene encoding YlxM family DNA-binding protein: MVDSFNEVILLLDFYGGLLTDKQRLIMSYHYEQDMSLSEISEELHISRQAVHDVIKRSEKVLKGYEKELGLVERFNYQKIKMIEIEILLKRNNDENSFKALDMLKELINM, translated from the coding sequence ATGGTAGATAGCTTTAACGAAGTAATACTCCTTTTGGATTTTTATGGGGGGTTACTAACTGACAAGCAAAGACTTATAATGTCTTATCATTATGAACAGGATATGTCATTAAGTGAGATATCAGAAGAACTTCATATATCAAGACAAGCTGTTCACGATGTTATTAAGAGAAGTGAAAAAGTCTTAAAAGGATATGAAAAGGAGTTAGGACTTGTAGAAAGATTTAACTATCAGAAAATAAAAATGATAGAAATCGAAATACTTTTGAAACGAAATAACGATGAAAACTCCTTTAAAGCTCTAGATATGCTTAAAGAGCTTATAAATATGTAA
- the ffh gene encoding signal recognition particle protein: MAFEGLTSKLQDAFKKLKGKGKLTEKDVKDAMREVKLALLEADVNFKVVKSFVKKVSERAVGSEVMESLTPGQHVVKIVNEELVELMGKEESKINTSSKPPTIIMLVGLQGAGKTTMAGKLALHLKKHNKKPLLVAGDVYRPAAIKQLQVLGNGIEVPVFSLGDKVSPVDIAKAGIENAIKLGRDYVIIDTAGRLHIDETLMEELKSVKEVTNPNEILLVVDAMTGQDAVNVAEHFNDSLDITGVVLTKLDGDTRGGAAISVKAVTGKPIKFAGIGEKLSDFEVFHPDRMASRILGMGDVLSLIEKAQESIDEKKALELHEKMMSQQYTLEDFLDQLRQMKKLGSIKDILGMMPGMDAGKLKDANVDEREILRIEAIISSMTTKERQQPSIINASRKRRIATGSGTSIQQVNKILTQFEQSRKLMKQFGDMQKNMKKGKFKFPFFK, from the coding sequence ATGGCTTTTGAGGGACTAACTTCAAAACTTCAAGACGCTTTTAAAAAGCTAAAAGGAAAAGGAAAGCTAACTGAAAAAGATGTAAAGGACGCAATGAGGGAAGTTAAACTTGCCCTTTTAGAAGCAGATGTTAATTTTAAAGTTGTAAAAAGCTTTGTTAAGAAGGTTAGCGAAAGAGCAGTTGGTTCTGAGGTAATGGAAAGTTTAACTCCAGGACAACATGTTGTTAAAATAGTTAACGAAGAGCTTGTAGAGCTTATGGGTAAGGAAGAAAGTAAGATAAATACATCTTCTAAACCACCAACTATAATAATGCTTGTAGGACTTCAAGGTGCAGGTAAAACTACTATGGCTGGAAAGCTTGCACTACATCTAAAAAAACACAATAAAAAACCACTTCTTGTTGCTGGAGATGTTTATAGACCAGCAGCAATAAAACAACTTCAAGTACTAGGAAACGGAATAGAAGTTCCTGTGTTTTCACTTGGAGATAAGGTAAGTCCTGTTGATATTGCCAAGGCTGGTATTGAAAATGCTATAAAGCTAGGCCGTGATTATGTAATCATAGATACAGCAGGAAGACTTCATATAGATGAAACACTTATGGAAGAATTAAAGTCTGTTAAAGAAGTCACAAATCCAAATGAAATACTTTTGGTGGTTGATGCTATGACAGGTCAAGATGCTGTTAATGTAGCAGAACACTTTAATGATTCCTTAGATATAACAGGTGTTGTACTTACGAAGCTAGACGGTGATACCAGAGGGGGAGCTGCAATATCAGTTAAAGCTGTAACAGGGAAACCTATTAAGTTTGCAGGTATTGGTGAGAAGCTTTCAGACTTTGAGGTGTTCCATCCAGACAGAATGGCTTCTAGAATTCTAGGTATGGGGGATGTATTAAGTCTTATAGAGAAGGCTCAAGAGTCTATAGATGAAAAGAAGGCTCTAGAACTTCATGAAAAGATGATGTCTCAACAGTATACTTTAGAAGACTTTTTGGATCAGTTAAGACAAATGAAAAAACTGGGATCAATTAAGGATATACTAGGTATGATGCCGGGAATGGATGCAGGAAAGCTTAAAGATGCTAACGTAGATGAGAGAGAAATTCTGAGAATTGAAGCTATTATAAGCTCAATGACAACAAAGGAAAGACAACAACCTTCTATTATTAACGCTAGCAGAAAAAGAAGAATTGCAACAGGATCTGGAACATCGATCCAACAAGTTAATAAGATTCTTACTCAGTTCGAGCAATCAAGGAAGCTTATGAAACAGTTTGGAGATATGCAAAAAAACATGAAAAAAGGAAAGTTTAAGTTTCCTTTCTTTAAATAA
- the rpsP gene encoding 30S ribosomal protein S16 has protein sequence MAVKIRLRRMGAKKAPFYRVVVADSRSPRDGKFIEEIGYYNPTVEPSEIKIDGEKAKSWISKGAQPSDTVKGLLKKAGIVE, from the coding sequence ATGGCAGTAAAGATAAGATTAAGAAGAATGGGTGCTAAGAAGGCTCCTTTCTACAGAGTAGTTGTAGCAGACTCAAGATCACCAAGAGATGGAAAGTTCATAGAAGAAATTGGATACTACAATCCAACTGTGGAACCATCAGAAATTAAGATAGATGGTGAAAAGGCTAAGAGCTGGATATCAAAGGGTGCACAACCTTCAGATACTGTTAAGGGTCTTTTAAAGAAGGCTGGAATAGTAGAATAA
- a CDS encoding KH domain-containing protein: MSELVKTIAKALVDNPDAVKITQVEGEDAITLELSVHPDDMGKVIGKQGRIAKAIRTVVKAAATKENKKVVVDII; this comes from the coding sequence GTGAGTGAACTAGTTAAAACTATTGCAAAGGCTCTAGTTGACAATCCAGATGCCGTTAAGATTACACAAGTAGAGGGAGAAGACGCTATAACTTTAGAGCTTAGTGTTCATCCTGATGACATGGGTAAAGTAATCGGAAAACAGGGTAGAATTGCTAAGGCGATAAGAACTGTTGTAAAAGCGGCGGCTACTAAAGAGAATAAAAAAGTAGTTGTTGATATAATATAA
- the rimM gene encoding ribosome maturation factor RimM (Essential for efficient processing of 16S rRNA) gives MREYLKVGQILKPHGVKGEVKVYPLTDNSKRYSKLKKVYTTKDDVNYIPIEIESVKYVKEFPILKLKGIDTVNDAEKLRQIYIYVDRENAVKLPKDSYFIADLIGMKVITDEGEHLGEVVSVFPTGSNDVYEVKSPNHKKNILLPAIKDVILEIDIEAREMKVHILEGLI, from the coding sequence ATGAGAGAGTATTTAAAAGTAGGTCAGATCTTAAAACCACATGGAGTAAAAGGGGAAGTTAAGGTTTATCCTCTTACAGATAATTCTAAAAGATACTCAAAACTTAAGAAAGTATATACAACTAAGGATGATGTAAACTATATACCTATAGAAATTGAATCAGTAAAGTATGTTAAGGAATTCCCTATCTTAAAGCTAAAGGGAATAGATACTGTAAACGATGCTGAAAAGCTAAGACAGATATATATATATGTAGATAGAGAAAATGCAGTAAAACTTCCTAAAGATTCATACTTTATTGCTGATCTTATAGGTATGAAGGTTATAACAGATGAGGGAGAACACCTTGGAGAAGTTGTTTCAGTTTTCCCAACAGGAAGCAATGATGTATATGAAGTAAAGAGTCCAAATCATAAGAAAAATATACTTCTTCCAGCAATTAAAGATGTTATACTAGAAATCGATATAGAAGCCAGGGAAATGAAAGTACATATACTTGAGGGGCTAATATAA
- the trmD gene encoding tRNA (guanosine(37)-N1)-methyltransferase TrmD — protein MKFDILTLFPEMFTVFESSIIKRAKDKNIVDIKVHDIRDFTTNKHRKVDDYPYGGGAGMVMQAQPIYDAIDHLKSIYGYKPYTIYLSPRGRVFKQEVAKELSTMNHILFLCGHYEGIDERVMDIVDDQMSIGDFVLTGGEIPTMVIIDSVSRLIDGVLSKNESYEDESFSDSLLEYPQYTRPEEFRGKRVPDVLLSGHHAKIDKWRREMSLKITYERRPDLLKSASLSKKDIEYIKAISKKSK, from the coding sequence ATGAAGTTTGATATACTTACACTTTTTCCAGAAATGTTTACTGTATTCGAATCTAGTATAATAAAGAGGGCAAAAGATAAAAATATAGTAGATATAAAGGTTCACGATATAAGGGATTTTACAACAAATAAGCATCGTAAAGTAGATGATTATCCATATGGAGGTGGAGCTGGCATGGTAATGCAAGCACAACCTATATATGATGCAATTGACCATTTAAAGTCTATATATGGATATAAGCCATATACGATATATTTGTCTCCAAGGGGTAGAGTATTTAAGCAAGAGGTAGCTAAGGAACTATCAACCATGAATCATATCCTTTTCCTATGTGGACACTATGAAGGAATCGACGAAAGGGTAATGGACATTGTTGATGACCAGATGTCTATAGGAGACTTTGTATTAACAGGTGGAGAAATCCCTACAATGGTTATAATAGATTCTGTTTCAAGGCTTATTGATGGAGTATTATCTAAAAATGAAAGCTATGAGGATGAGTCATTTTCAGATTCATTACTAGAGTATCCTCAATATACTAGACCAGAGGAATTTAGAGGGAAGCGTGTACCAGATGTGCTTTTATCAGGACATCATGCTAAAATAGATAAGTGGAGAAGGGAAATGTCTTTAAAGATAACCTATGAAAGAAGACCAGATCTTTTAAAGAGTGCATCTCTTTCTAAAAAGGATATAGAGTATATAAAGGCAATCTCCAAGAAGTCTAAATAA
- the rplS gene encoding 50S ribosomal protein L19 gives MDILRAIEAEQLRSDLTAFNIGDTVKLHVKVVEGTRERIQIFEGTVIKKQNGGLRETFTVRRLSYGVGVERTFPIHSPRLAKIEVVRRGKVRRAKLYYLRDRVGKAAKVRELIK, from the coding sequence ATGGATATTTTAAGAGCTATTGAAGCTGAACAACTAAGAAGCGATCTTACTGCATTTAACATTGGGGATACTGTAAAACTTCATGTTAAGGTTGTAGAAGGAACAAGAGAAAGAATCCAAATTTTCGAAGGAACTGTTATCAAGAAGCAAAACGGTGGCCTTAGAGAAACATTTACAGTAAGAAGACTTTCATACGGTGTAGGTGTTGAAAGAACTTTCCCAATCCACTCACCAAGACTTGCTAAGATTGAAGTAGTAAGAAGAGGTAAGGTAAGAAGAGCTAAGCTATACTACCTAAGAGATAGAGTAGGTAAGGCTGCTAAGGTTAGAGAACTTATAAAGTAA
- the ylqF gene encoding ribosome biogenesis GTPase YlqF, whose translation MNIQWYPGHMAKTKREIKENLKLVDVVIELLDARIPLSSRNPDLDEIIAGKEKVVLLNKADLANDAITRQWIEYYKEIGIEAMAIDSISGKGLNKIYAICKEAAREKIERIEKKGIIGRPLRAMVTGIPNVGKSSFINKIGGKSTARTGDKPGVTRSKQWIKVNKDFELQDTPGVLWPKFDDNKVAQRLAFTRAIKDEILDIEELAYFFVKYIQETNPSILKDRYNVDLDMEDPYETMINIGRKRGCVVSGGGVDTIRVSNLILDEFRTGKLGRISLETPEVINDLGE comes from the coding sequence ATGAATATACAATGGTATCCAGGACATATGGCAAAAACTAAAAGAGAAATTAAAGAAAATCTTAAATTAGTAGATGTAGTAATAGAATTATTAGATGCAAGAATACCTTTAAGTAGTAGAAATCCAGATTTAGATGAAATTATAGCGGGTAAGGAAAAAGTAGTACTGCTTAATAAAGCAGACCTAGCAAATGATGCCATCACTAGACAATGGATTGAATACTACAAGGAAATAGGTATAGAGGCAATGGCAATTGACTCTATAAGTGGAAAAGGACTAAATAAGATATACGCAATATGTAAAGAAGCAGCGCGTGAAAAAATAGAAAGAATAGAGAAGAAGGGAATAATAGGTAGGCCGCTTAGAGCAATGGTAACAGGCATTCCAAATGTAGGTAAATCATCATTTATAAATAAAATAGGTGGAAAGTCTACTGCAAGAACAGGTGATAAGCCAGGAGTTACAAGAAGTAAGCAATGGATAAAGGTTAACAAGGATTTTGAACTTCAAGATACTCCAGGTGTTTTATGGCCTAAGTTTGATGATAACAAAGTAGCCCAAAGACTTGCATTTACAAGAGCTATTAAGGATGAAATACTAGATATTGAGGAGCTTGCATACTTCTTTGTAAAATATATTCAAGAAACAAATCCTAGTATATTAAAAGATAGATATAATGTTGATTTGGATATGGAAGATCCATATGAAACTATGATTAATATAGGAAGAAAAAGAGGCTGTGTAGTATCAGGAGGAGGAGTTGATACAATACGTGTATCAAATCTAATACTAGATGAGTTTAGAACAGGAAAACTAGGTAGAATAAGTCTTGAAACACCTGAGGTTATAAATGATTTAGGGGAATAA